In the Leptospira wolffii serovar Khorat str. Khorat-H2 genome, CGATTGTTTTTTCGTTTTAGGCTTTGATATAGCCGTTATGCGAAAAAGGGTATCGTAATTCTTTCGGGTTAGCTCGCTTATATTTCACTTAACAAAATATGCTAATATCCGGAGAAGATTCTAAAGAGAGAAGGGTGGGCGAGGCGGAAAAGGCCCGTGAAACGAGAGCCTTTTCATTCCGAAAATCGAATCTAAAATCAGATTTCGTGTTTGTATCCGAATCTATACTGAGTTCCCCCGAGAACGATCGGGTAAGCGACGCTAGGAGCGAGACCTTCGATGCCGCCTTGGGATCTAGGGTGAGCGATACCGTATTTGAAGGAGTATAATGTCTCCGCTTCCATATAGATATGACCTCTATCCGAGATCCTTGCCTGGGCCCCTATGATCCAGTTCGGAGCGAAGCCGGAAACGTTGAATTGCGTTTTTTCCCAGTTCGCAGGAGGATCGGTCCCGTCGGAAACTAGACCTACTACCGTATCTCCGGGAGCGAATCCCGCTTGGATCAGAACGTCATGGACCGTACTCAGCCGATTGGTGCCTTGTAAAGTCCACCCTCCCTTGAAATAGTGAGCTCCTCCGCCGATATAGAAGGAAGCGTCTTCGGTGAGGGAGAGTTTGAGTCCTATATTGAAAGGAATCTGAACGGCATTATAATCCCAATCGATATCGTAGAAGGTCTGGCCTAGAGCTTTTGCCTTGGTGTCTCCTCCCATGATCTTGCGTGTGTAATGAGCGTTGATTCTCCAGAAGAAGACCTTACCGAAGTCCTGTTCGTATCCGACCGATAGGACGAGACCGGTCATGGCTCCGCTCGTTTTAGCGCTGATGAGACCGTTGGAAGTATGTTGCAAAGATAGTAAACGGTTTTCAGGAATCACCAAGCGTCTCGGTAATACACCCGGTTGTCCGTCCGTGGATGCGGTCGCATAATTTCCGGAAGAATCCAAACCGTCGGTAGAGATCGTAGTTCCCAATTGTCCCAGATCGAATTGGAGACCGAGGCCTCCCGTGATATAGCTCTTCGCTTCGGGAAAAAGACTAGGTGTTAAGATCAGCAGGGCGGTGAGTAGTCGGATCGGAATTCGATTCATGTGCATCTCCATTTCAATAGATTGCACTAGAATGGAAAGTGAGCGGAGGCATCGATTCTTTTCCGAGGGATCGAAAAAGTTGGTATTGCGAACTAAATAAAAAAGGCCCCCTTTCGGGAGCCTTTACAATTCCACAAAACGAATCTAGGATTAGATTTCGTGTTTGTATCCGAATCTGTACTGGGTTCCTCCCAGAACTTGAGGATAGGCAACGCTAGGTGCTAAACCTTGCGCTCCACCGGCAGATCTTGGGTGA is a window encoding:
- a CDS encoding porin OmpL1: MNRIPIRLLTALLILTPSLFPEAKSYITGGLGLQFDLGQLGTTISTDGLDSSGNYATASTDGQPGVLPRRLVIPENRLLSLQHTSNGLISAKTSGAMTGLVLSVGYEQDFGKVFFWRINAHYTRKIMGGDTKAKALGQTFYDIDWDYNAVQIPFNIGLKLSLTEDASFYIGGGAHYFKGGWTLQGTNRLSTVHDVLIQAGFAPGDTVVGLVSDGTDPPANWEKTQFNVSGFAPNWIIGAQARISDRGHIYMEAETLYSFKYGIAHPRSQGGIEGLAPSVAYPIVLGGTQYRFGYKHEI